One Punica granatum isolate Tunisia-2019 chromosome 3, ASM765513v2, whole genome shotgun sequence genomic window carries:
- the LOC116199050 gene encoding uncharacterized protein LOC116199050, with protein MKHFLLAILVLPLPLLLVPQAQGIRLPKVPDKSMDSSELIPGELPDSVRYQDRHRAKGESRKLLTTATTTTTTTMTTNRKANVYIDELPVPSRSEGNKAATSKGKNVDGNEAGATSKGNTKEGFSVKSSTTAPKHEHYPDIIDIAGMDYSPAKRKPPVHN; from the exons ATGAAGCATTTTCTCCTAGCTATCCTTGTGTTGCCGCTGCCTCTTCTCCTTGTTCCTCAAGCTCAag gGATTCGATTGCCAAAGGTCCCGGACAAGTCTATGGATAGCAGCGAATTAATACCTGGAGAGCTTCCTGATTCGGTGCGATATCAAGATAGACATAGAGCGAAAG GAGAGAGTAGAAAACTTCTCACCACAGCAACCACTACCACCACCACTACTATGACTACGAACCGAAAGGCTAATGTTTACATTGATGAACTTCCAGTGCCCTCTCGCTCGGAGGGAAACAAAGCTGCTACTTCCAAGGGCAAGAATGTTGACGGAAATGAAGCTGGTGCTACTTCCAAAGGCAATACAAAGGAGGGCTTCTCCGTAAAGTCGTCGACAACTGCTCCCAAGCACGAGCACTATCCTGACATCATAGACATTGCAGGGATGGACTATTCTCCGGCAAAGCGGAAACCTCCAGTACACAATTGA
- the LOC116200960 gene encoding ubiquitin-like domain-containing protein CIP73 encodes MERSSASKIMKVDEADGSETTIEIKIKTLDSQTHTLRVNKQMPVPALKAQIASVTGVVSDQQRLICRGKVLKDDQLLSAYHVEDGHTLHLVVRQPIPPSAEGAPSHTASDPSSGANRISSTHISPSVVIETFNVEHGDGVPPEIGQIVSAVLGSFGLTNLGSSTEGRSERSSAGGSVVNLTQQQSEPSALRGLSSAFGLPQSLSVGQPPVIPDSLMTMSQYVSHMRGEFSNFGRGSGSTASPSAEGGDSNFLQSSGAVREGLPTPASLSELMLSTRRLLTEQVGECLELFAGQLENQANFTDSSMRSNTQSNAMRIGMLFHYLGAYILELGRTAMTLRLGRSPAESAVNAGPAVYISPLGPNPLMVQPFPFQMGSSIGNIPVGTVQPSSNLGGGIGTGFLPRRIDIQIRRGSPTAVPNANREEHSDQQQPVSASRNAAVNSSAAENPVEQSSSRTSEGPTQPFAGESGVRVVPVRTMVAAVPATFSRMPSDSSSDSPSLRVQASISRNANSNSPSAGDLQNHQESGRQVPGSIYQFLRNLFPGGEIHGEEESSIGVGTVPGLRNEEISNPSRDSREPERGATGDGIFFSNLLHQIMPIISEQVAGADSSSARDRDSSFQAASSAGGGTSHRPSDTDLDPPNSKRQKK; translated from the exons ATGGAGAGAAGTAGTGCTAGTAAAATTATGAAGGTTGATGAGGCTGATGGTTCTGAAACCACCATCGAGATCAAGATTAAGACTTTGGACTCACAAACTCATACGCTCAGAGTAAATAAGCAG ATGCCAGTTCCTGCTTTGAAAGCACAGATAGCATCTGTGACTGGTGTGGTATCTGACCAGCAACGATTGATATGCCGAGGGAAGGTTTTAAAGGACGATCAGCTGCTCTCAGCCTACC atgTCGAAGATGGTCACACCCTGCATTTAGTTGTTAGGCAACCGATTCCACCCTCAGCCGAGGGAGCACCCTCTCATACAG CAAGTGATCCTTCTTCAGGGGCGAACCGCATTTCAAGCACTCACATCTCTCCTAGTGTTGTTATTGAGACTTTCAATGTTGAGCACGGGGATGGGGTCCCCCCTGAAATTGGACAG ATTGTGTCTGCAGTTCTTGGTTCCTTTGGACTTACAAATCTCGGGAGTAGCACTGAAGGG AGATCTGAAAGATCTTCAGCTGGTGGCAGTGTGGTAAATTTGACCCAGCAGCAATCTGAACCTTCGGCCTTAAGGGGCCTATCTAGTGCTTTTGGACTTCCACAATCACTCTCTGTGGGGCAGCCTCCA GTGATCCCCGACTCTTTGATGACTATGTCCCAATATGTGAGTCACATGCGTGGTGAATTTAGTAATTTTG GTCGAGGCAGTGGATCGACTGCCTCTCCTAGCGCCGAAGGAGGGGATTCGAACTTTCTGCAAAGCTCGGGTGCTGTTCGAGAAGGTCTTCCAACACCTGCTTCTCTGTCTGAGCTTATGCTGTCTACTAGACGACTGCTTACTGAACAAGTGGgagaatgtcttgag CTATTTGCGGGGCAGCTGGAAAATCAGGCGAATTTTACTGATTCCTCAATGAGATCAAACACTCAAAGTAATGCAATGAGAATTGGGATGTTGTTTCATTACTTGGGTGCCTATATCCTTGAACTGGGTAGAACAGCCATGACCTTGCGATTAGGTCGATCTCCG GCAGAATCTGCGGTGAATGCAGGACCTGCGGTTTATATCTCTCCATTGGGCCCAAATCCTTTAATGGTTCAG CCTTTTCCGTTTCAAATGGGGAGTAGCATCGGGAACATTCCTGTAGGGACTGTGCAGCCTAGCTCAAATTTGGGTGGTGGAATCGGCACCGGTTTTCTTCCAAGACGTATTGATATTCAAATTCGAAGAG GTTCGCCGACAGCAGTGCCAAATGCTAATAGAGAAGAGCACAGTGATCAACAACAGCCTGTGTCTGCTTCAAGAAATGCTGCGGTGAATTCTTCTGCCGCAGAAAATCCGGTGGAACAGTCATCTTCAAGGACTTCAGAGGGCCCCACTCAACCTTTTGCTGGAGAATCAGGAGTGCGCGTCGTGCCCGTTCGGACAATGGTAGCTGCTGTTCCTGCTACCTTCAGTCGCATGCCCTCAGATTCATCATCTG ACTCACCAAGTTTAAGAGTGCAAGCATCTATTTCACGAAATGCCAATAGCAACTCTCCTTCGGCGGGTGATTTGCAGAACCACCAAGAAAGCGGGAGGCAGGTTCCTGGGAGCATTTATCAGTTCCTGAGGAACCTGTTTCCTGGGGGTGAGATTCACGGAGAGGAAGAATCCTCCATTGGGGTTGGTACTGTTCCAGGCTTACGCAATGAGGAGATTTCAAACCCTTCCCGTGATTCTCGAGAACCCGAACGAGGGGCTACAGGGGATGGGATATTTTTTTCCAACTTGCTTCATCAGATTATGCCGATCATATCTGAACAGGTAGCTGGTGCTGATTCAAGTTCTGCACGTGATCGAGATTCATCCTTTCAG GCTGCTAGCAGCGCCGGGGGTGGGACATCGCATCGACCTAGTGATACAGACTTGGACCCTCCAAACTCAAAGCGTCAGAAG AAGTAG
- the LOC116201086 gene encoding putative glycerol-3-phosphate transporter 5: MQTVALSLAPGIDSFPSLKPPNKTLTFHRILVLILTFLAYASFHASRKPPSIVKSVLGPGIDSNATAFASDLSRVASNTTSDDAGWAPFDGPRGTHRLGELDLAFLLSYSIGMYFAGHIGDRIDLRLFLVFGMMGSGLLTIIFGLGYWFSVHLLFFFVSVQIVCGLFQSIGWPCVVAVVGNWFGKSKRGLIMGLWNSHTSVGNVVGSVIASGVLEYGWGWSFVVPGILVIFMGILVFLFLVVRPEDLGFETLEKDVEMDVEGKEAANAEKPVESEEAGLLRSDNMENSDSSEAIGFLDAWRLPGVAPFAFCLFFSKLVAYTFLYWLPYYIRHTAVAGVHLSHKTAGILSTIFDVGGVFGGISAGFISDKLEARAVTSILFLVLSMPALILYRTYGSISMLANVTLMFISGMLVNGPYSLITTAVATDLGTQIKGNSRALATVTAIIDGTGSVGAALGPLLAGYISTRGWNGVFLMLIISISFASIFLIRLAMAEIREKLSGSKWFDLGTT; the protein is encoded by the exons ATGCAGACCGTAGCCCTATCCCTGGCACCGGGAATAGATTCTTTCCCGAGCCTTAAACCCCCCAACAAAACCCTCACTTTCCACCGGATTCTCGTTTTGATCCTCACCTTCCTCGCCTATGCTTCCTTTCACGCCTCCAGGAAACCCCCCAGCATTGTCAAGAGTGTCCTGGGACCCGGAATCGACTCCAATGCCACTGCGTTCGCGTCCGACTTGAGCCGGGTGGCGTCGAATACAACCTCAGATGATGCGGGTTGGGCCCCATTTGATGGCCCGCGGGGAACCCACCGGCTCGGTGAGCTCGATCTCGCATTTCTCTTGTCTTACTCGATTGGGATGTATTTCGCAGGCCACATTGGTGACAGAATCGATTTGAGGCTGTTCCTCGTGTTTGGGATGATGGGCAGCGGCCTTCTGACCATAATTTTCGGGTTGGGATATTGGTTCAGTGTGCACTTGTTATTCTTCTTTGTAAGCGTGCAAATAGTGTGTGGGTTGTTCCAGTCAATTGGGTGGCCTTGTGTTGTGGCTGTGGTTGGAAATTGGTTTGGGAAATCGAAGAGAGGGCTCATTATGGGGTTGTGGAATTCACATACATCAGTCGGTAATGTTGTCGGGTCAGTGATAGCCTCAGGCGTCCTTGAATATGGCTGGGGGTGGTCCTTTGTGGTGCCAGGGATTCTGGTGATCTTCATGGGAATTTTGGTTTTCTTGTTCCTTGTCGTGAGGCCCGAGGATTTGGGGTTTGAGACCTTGGAAAAGGATGTTGAAATGGATGTGGAGGGGAAAGAAGCTGCCAATGCAGAGAAGCCCGTGGAATCTGAAGAGGCAGGGCTGCTTCGATCAGATAATATGGAGAATTCTGATTCTTCTGAAGCGATCGGGTTCTTAGACGCCTGGAGGTTGCCCGGTGTGGCACCTTTTGCTTTCTGTCTCTTCTTCTCGAAACTCGTTGCTTACACATTCCTGTATTGGTTGCCCTACTACATCAGGCATACAG CCGTTGCGGGCGTGCATCTGTCGCACAAGACGGCAGGTATACTCTCAACAATATTCGATGTCGGGGGAGTATTTGGGGGGATCTCAGCAGGATTCATCTCCGATAAGCTTGAAGCTCGGGCTGTCACCTCCATACTCTTCTTGGTCCTATCAATGCCTGCCCTGATCTTATACCGAACATATGGAAGCATAAGCATGTTAGCCAATGTGACCCTGATGTTTATTTCTGGGATGCTTGTAAATGGCCCTTATTCCTTAATCACGACAGCTGTGGCCACTGATCTAGGGACTCAGATCAAAGGAAATTCCCGAGCCTTAGCAACCGTGACTGCAATTATAGATGGCACAGGCTCTGTGGGGGCTGCACTCGGTCCGCTCTTAGCTGGTTATATCTCTACTAGAGGATGGAACGGGGTGTTCTTGATGCTCATTATATCAATTTCCTTTGCCAGCATTTTCTTGATTCGACTGGCAATGGCCGAGATTAGGGAGAAGTTGAGCGGAAGCAAATGGTTTGATTTGGGCACGACATGA